From the Platichthys flesus chromosome 6, fPlaFle2.1, whole genome shotgun sequence genome, one window contains:
- the frmd4a gene encoding FERM domain-containing protein 4A isoform X2, translated as MGAVLLSLDEAIFTRQGLLWTLTSTALQRLRVHARKLPGPLHLFHTNRCVPRPLYQMTEGRRCQVHLLDDRKLELLVQPKLMAKDLLDLVASHFNLKEKEYFGIAYTDETGHFSWLQLDRRVLEHEFPKKSGPIVLYFCVRFYIESISYLKDNATIELFFLNAKSIIYKELIEVDSEIVFELASYIAQEAKGDFTSNDATRCDLKKLPALPTQALKEHPSLAYCEDRVAEHYKKLNGQSRGQAIVNYMSIVESLPTYGVHYYAVKDKQGIPWWLGLSYKGIFQYDHQDKIKPRKVFQWRQLENLYFREKKFSVEVHDPRRASVTRRTFGHSGIAVHTWYACPALIKSIWAMAISQHQFYLDRKQSKSKIHAARSLSEIAIDLTETGTLKTSKLANMGSKGKIISGSSGSLLSSGSQESDSSQTAKKDMLAALRARQEALEETLKQRLEELKNICIREAELTGKLPKEYPLDVGEEPPTVRRKIGTAFKLDEQKILPKGEEEELERLEREFAIQSQITEAARRLASDPHLTSKKLKKQRKTSYLNALKKLQEIENSINDCRVRSGKKPTQRASLIIEEANIGSEDSSLSDALVLDDDDPQVTGTPTFSPVASPHKGLPPRPPSHSRPPPPQSLDGLRHLHYTRSDYDKSPIKPKIWSESSLDEPYEKVKKRSSHSRRFPSSGSAEAGGSNSLQSSPIRSLPHWNSQSSMPSTPDLRTRNPHYVHSTRSVDISPTRLHSLAQHFRNRSSSLESQGKLLTSDPDTHPHTLGTLGSPDFFLVPGRSNGSDPLDDCSSCTSQSSSEHYYPAGGPPGSNPNYSTLGEDSPSKARQRQRQRHRSAGNLGSSNSGSMPNLAAKNGSVGSGGGSMGGGQHGVYLHSQSQPSSQYRIKEYPLYVEGSPNPVVVRSLESDQEGHYSVKAQFKTSSSYTAGGLYKEAWGGEEGGEGSGRLTPSRSQIVRTPSLGREGGGGGGGRTAVSDELRCWYQRSSGSVKERNHSHSGSTSSETGSLQGTLGHGRGSRVGALAKGSPAASPHSQRSMTPSSEHAATPTPPCSPQHILNWQSGSFSDCFLSSPLCSELADVQWYGHDKAKPGTLV; from the exons ATGACAGAGGGGAGGCGATGTCAGGTCCATCTCCTCGACGACAGGAAGCTGGAGCTCCTTGTACAG CCCAAACTGATGGCAAAGGATTTGCTGGATCTCGTGGCCTCTCACTTCAACCTCAAGGAGAAGGAGTACTTTGGAATCGCATACACAGACGAAAC GGGCCATTTTAGTTGGCTGCAGTTGGACCGCAGGGTATTAGAACATGAGTTTCCCAAGAAGTCTGGTCCTATTGTCCTCTACTTTTGTGTCAG attctACATAGAGAGTATATCCTACCTGAAGGACAATGCCACTATTGAGCTTTTCTTTCTTAATGCAAAATCCATCATCTACAAG GAGCTTATTGAGGTGGACAGTGAGATTGTCTTTGAATTGGCTTCCTATATTGCACAA GAGGCCAAAGGTGATTTCACCAG caaTGATGCAACCAGGTGTGACCTGAAAAAGCTGCCTGCTCTGCCCACCCAGGCCCTAAAGGAGCACCCATCCCTGGCCTACTG TGAAGACCGGGTCGCAGAGCATTACAAGAAGCTCAACGGGCAGTCCAGGGGCCAAGCTATTGtaaa TTATATGAGCATTGTAGAGTCTCTGCCCACATATGGAGTACATTACTATGCTGTTAAG gACAAGCAGGGGATCCCTTGGTGGTTGGGTCTGAGCTATAAAGGAATCTTTCAGTATGACCACCAGGACAAGATCAAGCCCCGGAAG GTGTTCCAATGGCGTCAGCTGGAGAACCTCTATTTCCGAGAGAAGAAGTTTTCAGTGGAAGTTCATGACCCCAGAAG GGCGTCGGTGACAAGAAGGACGTTTGGTCACAGTGGCATCGCTGTGCATACGTGGTACGCCTGTCCCGCCCTCATCAAGTCCATCTGGGCCATGGCCATCAGCCAACACCAGTTCTACCTGGACCGCAAGCAGAGCAAG TCAAAGATCCACGCAGCACGGAGCTTGAGTGAAATTGCGATAGACCTCACGGAAACAGGAACTCTGAAGACCTCCAAACTTGCCAACATGGGCAGCAAGGGCAAGATTATCAGTGGCAGCAGTGGCAGTCTGCTCTCCTCAG GCTCTCAGGAATCAGACAGCTCCCAGACAGCTAAGAAGGACATGCTGGCAGCACTAAGGGCCAGGCAGGAAGCTCTGGAGGAAACGCTAAAACAGAGACTAGAGGAACTGAAGAACATCTGCATCAGAGAGGCG GAACTGACAGGGAAGCTTCCGAAGGAATATCCTCTGGATGTGGGAGAGGAGCCGCCCACAGTGAGAAGAAAGATCGGTACGGCCTTCAAACTGGACGAGCAGAAGATTCTTCCTAAGGGAGAG gaagaggagctggagcggTTGGAGCGGGAGTTTGCCATTCAGTCCCAGATCACAGAGGCAGCCCGGCGTCTGGCCAGCGATCCTCACCTAACTAGTAAGAAGctgaagaaacagaggaagacgTCTTATCTGAACGCACTGAAGAAGCTCCAGGAAATTGAGAACTCTATCAATGATTGCCGGGTCCGCTCTGGAAAGAAACCGACGCAGAGAGCATCACTTATCATTGAAG AAGCCAATATTGGTTCTGAAGACAGCTCACTGTCCGACGCACTGGTCTTAGATGATG atGACCCTCAAGTTACAGGTACCCCCACCTTCTCTCCAGTAGCATCACCTCACAAGGGCCTCCCTCCTCGGCCTCCATCTCACAGTCGGCCCCCTCCCCCGCAGTCCCTGGACGGCCTGCGACACCTGCACTACACACGCTCGGACTACGACAAATCACCCATCAAGCCCAAGATCTGGAGTGAATCGTCACTGGATGAGCCCTATGAAAAAGTCAAGAAACGCTCCTCTCACTCAAG GCGGTTCCCGAGCTCGGGCAGTGCAGAGGCAGGAGGCAGTAACTCTCTGCAGAGCAGCCCCATCAGGAGCCTCCCTCACTGGAACTCTCAGTCCAGCATGCCGTCGACCCCGGACCTGAGGACTAGGAACCCACACTATGTACATTCTACTCG GTCAGTGGACATCAGTCCAACCCGTCTGCACAGTCTCGCTCAGCACTTTAGGAACCGCAGCTCCAGCCTCGAGTCCCAGGGCAAGCTGCTCACGTCCGACCCagacacacacccgcacacccTGGGAACACTGGGCAGTCCGGACTTCTTCCTGGTCCCAGGACGCTCCAATGGCTCTGACCCTCTGGATGACTGCTCATCGTGCACCAGCCAAAGCAGCTCAGAGCATTACTACCCCGCCGGTGGACCCCCTGGCAGCAACCCCAACTACTCTACACTGGGAGAGGACTCACCCTCCAAAgccaggcagaggcagaggcaaaGGCACAG GTCTGCTGGAAACCTTGGTTCCTCTAACTCCGGCTCCATGCCAAACCTGGCAGCTAAGAACGGCTCTGTTGGGTCCGGTGGAGGCAGCATGGGAGGGGGACAACACGGTGTTTACCTCCACAGCCAGAGCCAGCCCTCCTCTCAGTACCGCATCAAGGAGTACCCGCTGTACGTGGAGGGCAGCCCCAACCCCGTGGTGGTGCGCAGCCTGGAGAGCGATCAGGAGGGCCACTACAGCGTGAAGGCCCAGTTCAAGACGTCCAGCTCCTACACAGCCGGGGGACTATACAAGGAGGCCTgggggggagaagaaggaggagaagggagcgGCCGTCTCACGCCGTCGCGCTCTCAAATCGTACGGACTCCGTCATTGGGGCGAgagggtggtggaggaggaggggggaggacagCGGTATCTGATGAACTACGATGCTGGTACCAGAGGTCCTCAGGGAGCGTGAAGGAGAGGAATCATTCACATTCGGGATCCACCTCCTCCGAGACAGGGTCACTGCAAGGCACTCTTGGACATGGACGGGGGAGCAGAGTAGGGGCACTCGCCAAGGGCTCACCAG ctGCTTCCCCTCACAGCCAGAGGAGTATGACGCCCTCCAGTGAACACGCAGCAACGCCCACTCCCCCCTGTAGCCCACAGCACATCCTCAACTGGCAGAGCGg GTCGTTCAGTGACTGTTTTCTCAGCAGCCCCCTGTGTTCGGAGCTGGCAGACGTGCAGTGGTACGGACACGACAAGGCCAAACCTGGAACCCTGGTCTGA
- the frmd4a gene encoding FERM domain-containing protein 4A isoform X1, whose protein sequence is MAISQHQFYLDRKQSKSKIHAARSLSEIAIDLTETGTLKTSKLANMGSKGKIISGSSGSLLSSGSQESDSSQTAKKDMLAALRARQEALEETLKQRLEELKNICIREAELTGKLPKEYPLDVGEEPPTVRRKIGTAFKLDEQKILPKGEEEELERLEREFAIQSQITEAARRLASDPHLTSKKLKKQRKTSYLNALKKLQEIENSINDCRVRSGKKPTQRASLIIEEANIGSEDSSLSDALVLDDDDPQVTGTPTFSPVASPHKGLPPRPPSHSRPPPPQSLDGLRHLHYTRSDYDKSPIKPKIWSESSLDEPYEKVKKRSSHSRRFPSSGSAEAGGSNSLQSSPIRSLPHWNSQSSMPSTPDLRTRNPHYVHSTRSVDISPTRLHSLAQHFRNRSSSLESQGKLLTSDPDTHPHTLGTLGSPDFFLVPGRSNGSDPLDDCSSCTSQSSSEHYYPAGGPPGSNPNYSTLGEDSPSKARQRQRQRHRSAGNLGSSNSGSMPNLAAKNGSVGSGGGSMGGGQHGVYLHSQSQPSSQYRIKEYPLYVEGSPNPVVVRSLESDQEGHYSVKAQFKTSSSYTAGGLYKEAWGGEEGGEGSGRLTPSRSQIVRTPSLGREGGGGGGGRTAVSDELRCWYQRSSGSVKERNHSHSGSTSSETGSLQGTLGHGRGSRVGALAKGSPAASPHSQRSMTPSSEHAATPTPPCSPQHILNWQSGGTADCSPTEDVCQSPPQPSSDA, encoded by the exons ATGGCCATCAGCCAACACCAGTTCTACCTGGACCGCAAGCAGAGCAAG TCAAAGATCCACGCAGCACGGAGCTTGAGTGAAATTGCGATAGACCTCACGGAAACAGGAACTCTGAAGACCTCCAAACTTGCCAACATGGGCAGCAAGGGCAAGATTATCAGTGGCAGCAGTGGCAGTCTGCTCTCCTCAG GCTCTCAGGAATCAGACAGCTCCCAGACAGCTAAGAAGGACATGCTGGCAGCACTAAGGGCCAGGCAGGAAGCTCTGGAGGAAACGCTAAAACAGAGACTAGAGGAACTGAAGAACATCTGCATCAGAGAGGCG GAACTGACAGGGAAGCTTCCGAAGGAATATCCTCTGGATGTGGGAGAGGAGCCGCCCACAGTGAGAAGAAAGATCGGTACGGCCTTCAAACTGGACGAGCAGAAGATTCTTCCTAAGGGAGAG gaagaggagctggagcggTTGGAGCGGGAGTTTGCCATTCAGTCCCAGATCACAGAGGCAGCCCGGCGTCTGGCCAGCGATCCTCACCTAACTAGTAAGAAGctgaagaaacagaggaagacgTCTTATCTGAACGCACTGAAGAAGCTCCAGGAAATTGAGAACTCTATCAATGATTGCCGGGTCCGCTCTGGAAAGAAACCGACGCAGAGAGCATCACTTATCATTGAAG AAGCCAATATTGGTTCTGAAGACAGCTCACTGTCCGACGCACTGGTCTTAGATGATG atGACCCTCAAGTTACAGGTACCCCCACCTTCTCTCCAGTAGCATCACCTCACAAGGGCCTCCCTCCTCGGCCTCCATCTCACAGTCGGCCCCCTCCCCCGCAGTCCCTGGACGGCCTGCGACACCTGCACTACACACGCTCGGACTACGACAAATCACCCATCAAGCCCAAGATCTGGAGTGAATCGTCACTGGATGAGCCCTATGAAAAAGTCAAGAAACGCTCCTCTCACTCAAG GCGGTTCCCGAGCTCGGGCAGTGCAGAGGCAGGAGGCAGTAACTCTCTGCAGAGCAGCCCCATCAGGAGCCTCCCTCACTGGAACTCTCAGTCCAGCATGCCGTCGACCCCGGACCTGAGGACTAGGAACCCACACTATGTACATTCTACTCG GTCAGTGGACATCAGTCCAACCCGTCTGCACAGTCTCGCTCAGCACTTTAGGAACCGCAGCTCCAGCCTCGAGTCCCAGGGCAAGCTGCTCACGTCCGACCCagacacacacccgcacacccTGGGAACACTGGGCAGTCCGGACTTCTTCCTGGTCCCAGGACGCTCCAATGGCTCTGACCCTCTGGATGACTGCTCATCGTGCACCAGCCAAAGCAGCTCAGAGCATTACTACCCCGCCGGTGGACCCCCTGGCAGCAACCCCAACTACTCTACACTGGGAGAGGACTCACCCTCCAAAgccaggcagaggcagaggcaaaGGCACAG GTCTGCTGGAAACCTTGGTTCCTCTAACTCCGGCTCCATGCCAAACCTGGCAGCTAAGAACGGCTCTGTTGGGTCCGGTGGAGGCAGCATGGGAGGGGGACAACACGGTGTTTACCTCCACAGCCAGAGCCAGCCCTCCTCTCAGTACCGCATCAAGGAGTACCCGCTGTACGTGGAGGGCAGCCCCAACCCCGTGGTGGTGCGCAGCCTGGAGAGCGATCAGGAGGGCCACTACAGCGTGAAGGCCCAGTTCAAGACGTCCAGCTCCTACACAGCCGGGGGACTATACAAGGAGGCCTgggggggagaagaaggaggagaagggagcgGCCGTCTCACGCCGTCGCGCTCTCAAATCGTACGGACTCCGTCATTGGGGCGAgagggtggtggaggaggaggggggaggacagCGGTATCTGATGAACTACGATGCTGGTACCAGAGGTCCTCAGGGAGCGTGAAGGAGAGGAATCATTCACATTCGGGATCCACCTCCTCCGAGACAGGGTCACTGCAAGGCACTCTTGGACATGGACGGGGGAGCAGAGTAGGGGCACTCGCCAAGGGCTCACCAG ctGCTTCCCCTCACAGCCAGAGGAGTATGACGCCCTCCAGTGAACACGCAGCAACGCCCACTCCCCCCTGTAGCCCACAGCACATCCTCAACTGGCAGAGCGg AGGCACAGCAGACTGCTCTCCTACTGAGGACGTCTGTCAGTCTCCCCCTCAGCCCAGCTCTGACGCATAG
- the si:dkey-30c15.13 gene encoding uncharacterized protein si:dkey-30c15.13 has translation MTQNMFQEGLYQVFFKETPTTSPQAQAGGQVELDNARIHRWFGTVVNTRLLVSGVVQVLSALVCVLTTVTHACVGYNCAIAMTTPVWSSLSYVAAGCLAMEVQRKATKLKIILLMALNVFSLLFGFSALLANSLTFTHPAPLTTSQQRAGSYVARGTSVAFSVFCFLSSLYILFLSWRGLRRYSAPQAQAYNRLTQDPDETNGPLLDQEVFSL, from the exons ATGACACAGAACATGTTTCAGGAGGGGCTGTACCAGGTGTTCTTTAAAGAGACACCCACGACCAGCCCACAGGCCCAGGCCGGTGGTCAGGTGGAGCTGGACAATGCTAGGATCCATCGCTGGTTCGGGACTGTGGTCAACACCAGGCTTCTAGTCAGCGGG GTGGTTCAAGTCCTCAGTGCGTTAGTGTGCGTTCTCACCACAGTCACTCACGCTTGTGTGGGCTACAACTGCGCCATCGCCATGACAACGCCTGTGTGGTCGAGCCTATCT TACGTGGCTGCAGGATGTCTGGCAATGGAGGTTCAGAGAAAAGCCACAAAACTAAAG ATCATCCTCCTGATGGCTCTGAACGTCTTCAGTCTTCTGTTTGGATTCTCTGCTCTCCTGGCCAACAGTCTCACGTTCACACACCCTGCTCCTCTCACCACGAGCCAACAG CGTGCCGGCTCTTATGTTGCGAGGGGAACTTCTGTAgccttcagtgttttctgttttctgtcgtCACTCTACATTCTCTTCCTGTCCTGGAGAGGCCTGCGTCGCTACTCTGCTCCTCAGGCTCAGGCCTACAACCGGCTCACACAG GATCCGGATGAAACAAATGGACCTTTACTGGACCAAGAGGTGTTTAGTCTGTGA